The following nucleotide sequence is from Pseudobutyrivibrio ruminis HUN009.
CAAGTAACCAGCTGTCATGCATCTGTTGCCAAGTCAATGTCATGTTGCCATAATTTGCGAGGGCTTCAATAAGCTCATCATACCTATCCCAATATTCGATTTCTGCAAACTGCTTTTCCAGTATGCGAATGTCGATATATAGGCGAATTTCCTTCTCACCATCAGTGTTTTTGAAGGCCGCCGCTATGTTTTCAAGCTCCTGCTCGCTGATATTTGGTGCCAATTTATCAATCTGATTTTCAATCATATCCCTGAAGCCAGATGAGGTAAAGAATTTATTTAGTACGTCTCTTATTTCCTTCTTATAACCTACTTCTGAGCTTTTCTTAAGCAGCATTACGATAAATCCACGGTTCAGACGAACAATCTTTGACTCCCAGGCTATTTTTCTATAATAGCGTGTCAACGGACCGTAATCATTGTTATCAAGGCCTATGGTCATGATATAACAATAAATCATATTGTTTTTTGTGGTATCAAATGTATCAGAGGAGAATAATCCTCCTTGGATATACATCGCCACTTTATCATGAGCGAGCTTTTCACACATCTTCAAATAGTAATTGCAGGCCGCCAGGCACTTATCGTTATCATGCTTTATAAAATAAGCTGCTGCTGCATAAAAAGCCAAGCATGCTAGTGGCACTTCCATTATGGTTGGATTTGCCGCCTCTTTTTCATACAAGGCAATCATCTCATCATCTTTCTCCTCCTGATGGAGAGCTATTGCCATTCCGCACACAAAACTGCCTCTATAGCGCAAATCCTCGGTGTCATTTTTCTCAAATGATTGTTTTACCGCATTCTCACATACATCAAACATCTCATCATATTGCTTAATGGCTTTCAGCTCCTGCGCAAGCTGATATGGCCAGCGGAGATTATCCGGATCCTCCTCCATCATCTCTTTAATCAATGGGATGTTTCGCATAGAATGCTTTATATTGTCTTCTTCCGTTTCATATACATAGCCAAAATGCGCCGCATAGGCTTCCATAAACATAGCATTTCCTGATGCCGGCAAAATATATTCATGTATTTTTCCTTCAAAGTGAGTTTCTGGTGTTACCAAGCACATACGACACACTTCTATATCTTGGTATTCCTTACCTTCAAAATCGAGATAATTATGCTGGAAATATCCGCCGATATTGTAGTTTGTGCAATCTGGCTGTTGAAAAAATTCGATGATGTATTTGCAGTCTAGGAACCACTCATCATCATCGATATACAAGAACATTTTGCCGTTGGCCTGATCCAACTGGAAGTTTCTAGCCTTAGCAAAATCATTGCACCATTCAAATTCAAAAACTTCATCTGCATATTTCTCAATAACCGCTCTAGTTTCAGGGCTGCAGCCTGTGTCCACAACCTGAATTTCTGAATCTATTACCTCTCTGATTGGCATCAAAGACTTGAGGCAGCGCTCAGTTGTATCTGGTCTGCCACAGCAAAGAAGGGATATTGTAAGCAATTTAGTTTTTGGTTTATTGTTCATATATTGTTCCACCCTTTAATCACTAAAAGGCTCGTCATTTGACGAGCCTTACTTTATTAATATTAATATGTTCCAATTACAAGTGGTCGGTACATTTCCTCTCCTTCCACGAGGCCTTCAACCTTGCCCAGGCAACTATCAATCAAGCGATTGATTTCTTTGCTAACAATGAGTTTTTCGCCAGGTGCTTCAACCAAGCCTCTGAAGTCATATACATCGATACTTCTAATTTCGATTATTCTGTTTTCGATTTCTCTAAGAATCTCACTAAGAACCATTTCGATATCAATTTTATGACTAATAATAAGATTTGTATCTCTAAGGTTCTCACTTATATCGTATATCATATTGCAGTACTTTTCAAACTTTTCAACGATGTCCGAGTAATCCATTCCCATGGATTCCAAGTACTCTCCCAATACTAAGGCTTTTTGCTGACATCCGATGAGCACTTGTAAATCTGCTGCGTCATCGCCTGTACTTCCCTGTGCAAATCTATGGTTTGCTGTGTAAAGCTCCAATACCATTGTTAACATCTTGTTTCTTGTGAAATATGCCATACGCCTTACCTCTATTCTATAAATCCCTCTTTCGAAGGAGTTGCAGTCGATTTTAAAGTTACTATTCAATTTTTCTTTTTAAAATCATCCCCACCCCTATGAAAGAGGTGGGGACATTTTATTTATGGTTTTCAAACCTTAGGTTACTGAAGAAGATTCATAACACCCTGTGTAGCCTGATTTGCCTGAGCAAGCATTGACTGTCCAGCCTGCTGAAGGATGTTGTTCTTTGAGTACTCAACCATCTGGTCAGCCATATCTGTATCACGGATACGAGATTCTGCTGCTTCTGTGTTCTCAACTACGTTGTCGAGGTTCTTGATAGAGTGCTCTAATCTGTTCTGGATAGCACCAAGTTCTGCACGCTGTGCTGAAACTCTCTGGATTGCATCTGCGATAGCGTCGATTGCGTATGTAGCTGCCTTACCAGTTGCATCGGAAACGTTAAGTCCGTTGATACCGATTGACTTAGAGTTCATAGCTTCGATGTTAACGTTGATCTTGTTTGACATTGCAGCGTCAGCACCAACATGAAGGTTAAGTGTAAGAGCGTTCTGTACGTTTACGAAGCCCTTTGTAATAGAGAAGCTGATAGTCTTTGTAGGAGTTGTATCAACACCATTTGTCTGCTCAACTGTTCTTTCTACCCATGTATATGCATTACCAGATTTATCAACATCTGCTGCACCATCTGTTGCACCTACTGAAGAAGCTGCCTTAAGCTCGATAGCTACCATGTTGTAAGCTGCTGATGCTGTGATAAGTGTTGCATTAGCCTTATCAATACCTGAACCATCTGTTGCAAGCTGTGCAAACATTGTTACTTCGTTACCATTATATTTAAGAGTAGATCCTGCAACGATAAGGTTGTTAAGGTATCCGTTTGTTACCTTTGAGTTAGCTACATCTGATGTAGATCCATCAACGATTGTATATGTCTTTCCATCGATTGAAATTGTATCACCAGCTGTTAAGCTCCACTCATTTTTTGTACCTTCTGCACCTTCATCATGCTTATCTTCAAGGTGAAGAGCCTTTGCTGCCTCTTCCTTTGTCTTAGCACCGATTGTGTACTGTGTACCACCGATTGTATATTTCTCACCAGCTTCAAGCGATTCCATTGTAAATGTAGCTCTTGTTGTGTTCTGTACTAATGTACCTTCAAGACCTGCATCATGTGCTGAAATATACATCTTCTTAAGTCCGATATCACCCTTTAATAAGAATGTCTCATTGAACTTTGTTGTAGAAGCGATACGATCGATTTCCTGTGTAAGCTGTGAAATTTCGTTCTGGATATCATCACGATCTGACTCTGAGTTTGTTCCGTTAGCTGCCTGTACTGCTAACTCGTTCATTCTCTGAAGCATGTCGTGAACTTCTGTGAGGGCACCTTCAGCTGTCTGTACTGATGAAACACCGTCAGATGCGTTTGTAGAAGCCTGGGTCAAACCACGAATCTGTTTTCTCATTTTCTCAGAAATTGAAAGTCCAGCTGCATCATCTGCTGCTCTGTTGATTTTATATCCAGATGAAAGCTTCTCTGTACTCTTTGACTGAGAATCAGTTGTAATGTTCAATGTTCTTGAAGCATTAGCTGCCTGCATGTTGTGTTGTACTACCATAATAAATTCCTCCATGAGATTCTGCTAAATCCGTTTAGCATTTAAATCCGTTTTTGTGATAGCCCAACATCCGTGTCTGGCCTGGTTATTAAATTTGATTTTTAAAAAGATTCGAATTCGATTTGTAAGGTAAAGTTTTTGTGTTCAATTGTTCCTTACACCTTATTTATCGTTCTGGGGCAAAAAAACTTTACCCCTTTATGAAAAAAATTTTTATTTTGTTCCAATTTTCTTATTGTTTGTGCAATAGAAAAAAGTCGCTGAGCCCTTGATTTTACTGGGTTTCTGCGACTTTTATTTTTGTTAAAATTTATAACAAAGTTTTTGTAAAATTTGCCATAAAATCTATTATATTCTCATAATTTGCAGGTTAATTGGCGGTGATTAGAGAGGAAATTTGAGATGGATTCAGGGGGTTTTTAGAGATAAATTGTTGCGTGATATTGTATTTTCTCCTTAAGACACTTACCTGTTTGTTCCAATAGTTAAGCGTAATTATCCCACATACTGAAAAAGCTTACTTTTTATTGGAATATTTAAGTGGAATTCTACTGCAGTTGATAAAACACTTATATAGATATGGGTGCTTTATCAATCCCTACAGGAAACACTTAACTATGCCATAGTATAGGATAAGCTTATTTCTGCTTTTCATGAAAACCACTCAACTTCTTTTTATAGTATGTAAATTCCTATAAGTGTTTCTGCTCTTCCGCCTAGATACACTCATCTTTTTCGAAAAAAAGTAAGCTTTATATACCTTTCTTTGAAATGCACTTAACTTTTTACAGAACATGGCATACACATTGTCTCTAACAGATGGCTCACTCTGATAAAAAGTGATCGAGTTAAGTGAATTTGATAATTCCTCATTTTCACTTATATAGAATTCGACAAAAAGTTAAGTGGATTTCAAATCTACTTAATCTCCACTTAAAAGCGTAACTTGCTGTTAAGTTTATATATGATTTATATAATTCCACTTAACTTTTTTGTTTTGATTTGAAGTGAAGTTAAGTTTATTCTACAAAAATAGAAATAAACTTAACCACATATCACATTTTATTAAGTGAAAATCCTAATCTCCATAATAAACTTAACTTTGTCTCAAATCATTTAACTAGTTTTAAGTTTATTTCATTTTTTCTTATATAAACTTAACAGCTCCCTCAGTTTTTAAGTGAAGCCTAAAAATTTGAGATTTTCACTTAACTTTTTCTCTCACCAGGGTGACAGAATAGTCTTAACCAAGTATCTATGCCTATTCTTTTCTCAACCTAGCTTCCTTTGCCAAGCTTCCTCTCCGGAATGAGCTACATTCTTCATTTCAATCAGCTTTAACAGGATGACAGAGTAATCTTAACCAGATATCTATGCCTATTACCACGACAGAAAATGAAATTGTCAGCAAGAATCCTGCTTTGCAGGACAAGAAAATAGATGAATCTATTTTCTTGGTATTTACGATTTCTGTTTTTCTGATGAAAAACAAAAATCTATATTTATTTTTTCTTATCCAAAAAAGCTGGGTCAGCGGTGGTTTGTGGACTCATCATGTGCTTATAGTATGAGCTGACAACATCGCCGGATCTTTTGATTTCACGGGCTTCTTTTTTTACATTTGCGAAGCGTGTTTTGGCGTACTCTTTGTTTCGATATTCTGTAGCCTCTACGTCAGCTGTAAGGTCTGTAACCTTTTTGATGAGCTCCTGCATCAGCTTGATTTCATCTGCATAAGCAGCTCTGTCATCATCAAGGATAGTCTTTACTCTGTTGAACAACTGCTGAAAGCCATCATCAAGCATCACTATTCTATCGATAAGCTCAGCCTTCATGTTCATGTTTTTCTCTAAATCGTCTGGAGTGGAATTAGGATCTTTTAAAATGGCTTCCTGTTCCTTGTTTCTAATAAGAAGAACTCTAAGAATATCTGCCTTCTTTTCCAGCGACTCTCTAAGCATTATTACGTAATCTCTGTTATCCATTGTTCCCTCCTAGACTTTATCTCGAGCGCAAGTGCATAGCTTACCCTCCACATAAAGACAGCCCCTCGTGTGAGGGGCCATCCTTTAACCTGCAATATTTGTTGAAGATCCGTCAAGCTTTTTTCCATTGGCGGTAAGCTTCATTACATCCTTCCAAGTATCGCGCATTGTTCGAAGGTGCTTAAGCACTTCCTCGAGCTGTGCTGCATCCTTGGTGATCATGGCATGTCTCAAGCAGCTCCTAAGATAAGTA
It contains:
- a CDS encoding glycosyltransferase, whose protein sequence is MNNKPKTKLLTISLLCCGRPDTTERCLKSLMPIREVIDSEIQVVDTGCSPETRAVIEKYADEVFEFEWCNDFAKARNFQLDQANGKMFLYIDDDEWFLDCKYIIEFFQQPDCTNYNIGGYFQHNYLDFEGKEYQDIEVCRMCLVTPETHFEGKIHEYILPASGNAMFMEAYAAHFGYVYETEEDNIKHSMRNIPLIKEMMEEDPDNLRWPYQLAQELKAIKQYDEMFDVCENAVKQSFEKNDTEDLRYRGSFVCGMAIALHQEEKDDEMIALYEKEAANPTIMEVPLACLAFYAAAAYFIKHDNDKCLAACNYYLKMCEKLAHDKVAMYIQGGLFSSDTFDTTKNNMIYCYIMTIGLDNNDYGPLTRYYRKIAWESKIVRLNRGFIVMLLKKSSEVGYKKEIRDVLNKFFTSSGFRDMIENQIDKLAPNISEQELENIAAAFKNTDGEKEIRLYIDIRILEKQFAEIEYWDRYDELIEALANYGNMTLTWQQMHDSWLLEEDDDKPLNHSTKLGQGLQQFIGEADVDVTASLKILKNLFGFRPAMTGALGELSRLYTMRIKIRDAKRNDPDKFNEMYKLEETILAQIAELDTAGRSDEAVATYRQLVDILQSSFGVESLHI
- a CDS encoding flagellin, whose protein sequence is MVVQHNMQAANASRTLNITTDSQSKSTEKLSSGYKINRAADDAAGLSISEKMRKQIRGLTQASTNASDGVSSVQTAEGALTEVHDMLQRMNELAVQAANGTNSESDRDDIQNEISQLTQEIDRIASTTKFNETFLLKGDIGLKKMYISAHDAGLEGTLVQNTTRATFTMESLEAGEKYTIGGTQYTIGAKTKEEAAKALHLEDKHDEGAEGTKNEWSLTAGDTISIDGKTYTIVDGSTSDVANSKVTNGYLNNLIVAGSTLKYNGNEVTMFAQLATDGSGIDKANATLITASAAYNMVAIELKAASSVGATDGAADVDKSGNAYTWVERTVEQTNGVDTTPTKTISFSITKGFVNVQNALTLNLHVGADAAMSNKINVNIEAMNSKSIGINGLNVSDATGKAATYAIDAIADAIQRVSAQRAELGAIQNRLEHSIKNLDNVVENTEAAESRIRDTDMADQMVEYSKNNILQQAGQSMLAQANQATQGVMNLLQ